Proteins from one Niallia circulans genomic window:
- a CDS encoding DoxX family protein, protein MINSGLLIIRLVVGLTFVGHGAQKLFGWFGGTGIEGTGNWLKTIGLAKGAKIWAILAGLFEFIGGLLFASGVLTWLGAAMIVIVMIDAIFAVHGKNGYWMTEGGFEYNFVLIAVAIGVALTGPGDYVLLYQP, encoded by the coding sequence ATGATAAATAGCGGGCTTTTGATTATTCGCCTTGTAGTGGGTTTGACCTTTGTTGGACATGGAGCCCAAAAGCTTTTTGGCTGGTTTGGCGGGACTGGAATTGAAGGAACAGGCAATTGGCTGAAAACAATCGGTCTTGCAAAGGGAGCGAAAATATGGGCAATCTTAGCAGGATTATTCGAGTTTATCGGCGGTTTGCTGTTTGCTTCCGGTGTACTTACATGGTTAGGTGCAGCAATGATTGTTATCGTCATGATTGATGCGATTTTCGCTGTCCATGGTAAAAATGGGTACTGGATGACTGAGGGTGGATTTGAATACAATTTTGTTTTAATTGCAGTGGCAATCGGTGTTGCCTTAACAGGACCTGGTGACTATGTTTTGTTATATCAACCTTAA
- a CDS encoding polysaccharide pyruvyl transferase family protein has product MNTEKLAGKLVKGIAPNIDAKDLLNDKRKVFLFGSPSYTNIGDQAIAYAEEKFIKNHFPYYEYIEIMDYATEEGIELVKEIIKEDDIVCFTGGGNLGSLYLEIEEDRRKVFEVFKDYKTISLPQSVYFEDTEEGNLEKQKSQDAYHKNRHLTIAARESQTLEVVKDTFNSNVIYTPDMVLSLDIVPKELKRDGVLFILRADKEKVTDEDFITDLMKWAERIGPVNRTDTVLSEVDTIDYDEREKYFLEMLEKIGSSKIVITDRLHAMVFSIITNTPCLVFGNSYGKAKHSYTDWLDELNFIEYTDTQDISELERLVEKLMKAEPNRVHLAEDFQPLKDFFKN; this is encoded by the coding sequence ATGAATACAGAAAAATTAGCAGGAAAACTAGTGAAAGGCATTGCACCTAACATTGATGCTAAAGACTTGTTAAATGATAAAAGAAAGGTATTCCTTTTCGGCTCGCCAAGCTACACAAATATCGGTGACCAAGCAATAGCATATGCAGAGGAAAAATTTATAAAAAATCATTTTCCATATTATGAATATATTGAAATTATGGATTACGCGACAGAGGAAGGAATAGAGCTTGTAAAAGAGATAATAAAAGAAGATGATATTGTCTGCTTTACAGGCGGTGGTAATCTCGGCAGCCTGTATTTGGAGATTGAAGAGGACAGACGAAAGGTGTTTGAGGTTTTCAAGGATTACAAAACGATTTCTCTTCCTCAGTCTGTTTACTTTGAAGATACGGAAGAAGGCAACTTGGAAAAACAGAAGTCACAGGATGCTTATCATAAAAACCGCCATTTAACCATTGCGGCGAGAGAATCGCAAACTCTCGAGGTTGTGAAGGATACCTTTAACTCTAATGTCATCTATACTCCAGATATGGTTCTTTCCCTTGATATTGTTCCTAAAGAGTTGAAAAGGGATGGTGTGCTGTTTATATTGAGGGCAGACAAAGAAAAGGTGACAGATGAAGATTTCATTACCGATTTAATGAAGTGGGCTGAAAGGATAGGGCCTGTTAACCGAACAGATACAGTACTTTCAGAAGTTGACACTATTGATTATGATGAACGAGAAAAATACTTTTTAGAAATGCTCGAAAAAATCGGTTCAAGCAAAATAGTCATAACAGACCGTTTGCATGCGATGGTGTTTTCCATTATTACAAATACCCCTTGCCTTGTGTTTGGGAATAGTTATGGCAAAGCAAAACACTCCTATACAGATTGGCTGGATGAGCTTAACTTCATTGAATATACGGATACACAGGATATCAGCGAGTTAGAAAGATTAGTGGAAAAGCTTATGAAGGCAGAGCCGAACCGCGTCCATTTGGCAGAGGATTTTCAGCCTTTAAAGGACTTCTTCAAAAATTAA
- a CDS encoding protein adenylyltransferase SelO produces MTKSNEAGWNLDNSYAQLPEKFFTRTMPTSAAAPKVVLFNQELAKDLGLNAQLLQEEASAGVFAGNDCPQGADPLAQAYAGHQFGYFNRLGDGRAILLGEQITPAGERIDVQLKGAGRTPYSRGGDGRAALGPMLREYIISEAMHALQIPTTRSLAITLTGEDILRETRLPGAVLTRTAASHLRVGTFQFAAQWGSNEELKALADYTIMRHYPQLEKEENRYLSLLEEVIKTQAELISKWQLVGFIHGVMNTDNMTISGETIDYGPCAFMDVYSPNTVFSSIDTEGRYAYGNQPVIGGWNLARLAESLLLLIHDEDETALELAQEKISGYMNLYKENWLNGMRKKLGLFHAEQEDEDLINKLLLLMEKYQADYTNTFLALTFTKTDNNALFASKEFEEWHKLWQDRLGRQTETKAQVKEQMRKVNPAVIPRNHRVEEALEAAVEHGDYTVMEKLLDVLSQPYAHTAEQVEYAQLPIDNGPYRTFCGT; encoded by the coding sequence ATGACAAAAAGCAATGAAGCTGGATGGAATTTAGACAATAGCTATGCTCAGCTCCCAGAAAAGTTTTTTACGAGAACAATGCCCACATCGGCAGCTGCACCCAAGGTAGTCTTGTTTAATCAAGAGCTTGCCAAAGACTTAGGTTTAAATGCTCAGCTTCTTCAAGAGGAAGCGAGTGCAGGAGTTTTTGCAGGGAATGATTGTCCACAAGGGGCGGATCCTCTTGCTCAGGCATATGCTGGCCATCAGTTTGGTTACTTCAACAGACTCGGTGATGGGCGTGCAATTCTGCTAGGAGAGCAAATTACCCCAGCTGGAGAACGAATTGATGTCCAGCTGAAAGGGGCAGGACGGACACCCTATTCCCGCGGCGGAGATGGTCGCGCAGCACTTGGACCGATGCTACGGGAGTATATTATCAGTGAAGCAATGCATGCCCTCCAGATTCCTACTACAAGAAGCTTGGCCATTACTTTGACAGGTGAGGACATCCTCCGTGAAACAAGGCTCCCAGGTGCAGTTTTGACAAGAACAGCTGCGAGTCACCTTCGTGTCGGAACTTTCCAGTTTGCAGCACAATGGGGAAGCAATGAGGAGCTTAAAGCTCTTGCTGACTATACGATAATGCGTCACTATCCACAATTAGAAAAAGAAGAGAACCGCTATCTCTCACTGCTTGAGGAAGTGATAAAAACACAGGCTGAGCTTATCTCCAAATGGCAGCTTGTCGGCTTTATCCATGGTGTCATGAACACAGATAACATGACGATCAGCGGGGAAACAATTGACTATGGTCCTTGTGCTTTTATGGATGTGTATAGCCCAAATACAGTATTTAGCTCAATCGATACGGAAGGGCGTTATGCGTACGGTAACCAGCCTGTAATTGGTGGCTGGAACTTAGCTCGTTTAGCAGAGAGTTTGCTACTGTTAATTCATGATGAGGATGAAACAGCACTCGAATTAGCTCAAGAGAAAATTTCAGGATATATGAACTTATATAAAGAAAATTGGCTAAATGGTATGCGAAAGAAGCTCGGGCTTTTTCATGCAGAACAAGAGGACGAAGATCTAATCAATAAACTGCTGCTGTTGATGGAGAAGTACCAAGCAGATTATACGAATACTTTTCTAGCCCTTACCTTCACGAAAACAGATAATAACGCATTGTTTGCAAGCAAAGAGTTTGAAGAGTGGCATAAGCTTTGGCAGGATAGACTTGGCAGGCAGACGGAAACAAAAGCTCAAGTGAAAGAGCAGATGAGGAAAGTAAATCCTGCTGTTATACCAAGGAATCATCGAGTTGAGGAGGCATTAGAGGCTGCGGTCGAGCATGGCGATTACACAGTAATGGAGAAGCTGCTTGACGTCTTATCCCAGCCATATGCTCATACAGCAGAGCAGGTAGAATATGCACAGCTTCCGATTGACAATGGACCATATCGAACATTCTGCGGCACTTAA
- a CDS encoding YdeI/OmpD-associated family protein, which produces MTKTITEKLNLHKYEHKTVLYMPENGPYVEEFKGYETKLVSGEMYDLIFAFVLDMEAMKRIVSEVIEGCYINKGGYLYLAYPKKGNKVYTTFIHRDELMDGLEADKDGFIGCSNLKFSRMVGMDEIFTVVGLKEDSKGKTKPNNKVSQSVGDYLEHIPQIENDLANDVDLLSFYQSLTPGYQRDWARYVYSAKQEATKEKRRQEMKVILKAGFKSRDLYRREQN; this is translated from the coding sequence GTGACTAAAACAATTACGGAGAAATTAAACCTGCATAAATATGAACATAAAACAGTACTTTATATGCCGGAAAACGGTCCATATGTGGAAGAGTTTAAAGGCTATGAAACAAAGCTTGTTTCTGGAGAAATGTATGATTTAATTTTTGCATTTGTCCTCGACATGGAAGCAATGAAGCGTATCGTGAGCGAAGTGATAGAGGGATGCTACATAAATAAAGGGGGCTATCTCTATCTCGCATATCCTAAAAAAGGGAATAAGGTTTACACCACCTTCATTCACCGTGATGAGCTTATGGATGGGCTTGAGGCAGATAAGGATGGCTTTATCGGTTGCAGCAATCTTAAATTTAGCAGAATGGTTGGCATGGACGAAATATTTACTGTAGTTGGACTTAAGGAAGACTCTAAAGGAAAAACTAAGCCAAATAACAAGGTTAGCCAGTCTGTCGGTGACTATCTGGAGCATATCCCGCAAATAGAAAATGACTTGGCAAATGATGTTGACCTTCTTTCCTTTTATCAATCATTAACGCCGGGCTATCAAAGGGACTGGGCCCGTTATGTATATAGTGCTAAGCAAGAAGCCACAAAGGAAAAAAGGCGGCAAGAAATGAAAGTAATTCTTAAAGCAGGCTTTAAAAGCCGTGACCTGTATCGCCGGGAGCAAAACTGA
- a CDS encoding DUF421 domain-containing protein has translation MDFHQGQESLTAIEWILRAIIAFFFLIIVGKLLGHRSISQLRMLDFVIALVIGNVIAHPLSEEKLGLKGSMLTTSVLVVLYISGIKLMLKWRWLQKVINEDPITVVQNGAILYDGLKRARISIDILLGELRGKQVDNIKKVALATWEPDGSISVFLETKFAPVTPSSLQLKTAPFELPTTIIKDGRIDIKELERLHKQEDWVRSELQAQYQAEVADILLATIDHQDNLVVFFYK, from the coding sequence ATGGATTTTCATCAAGGCCAAGAATCACTAACTGCAATTGAATGGATACTTCGAGCTATTATTGCCTTTTTTTTCTTAATTATCGTCGGAAAGCTATTAGGCCATCGGTCCATTTCCCAATTACGGATGCTGGATTTTGTAATAGCATTAGTAATTGGAAACGTTATCGCTCATCCCCTTTCAGAGGAAAAGCTTGGCCTAAAAGGCTCCATGCTGACAACCTCAGTTCTTGTTGTTCTCTATATTAGCGGAATAAAACTGATGTTAAAATGGCGTTGGCTCCAGAAGGTCATTAACGAGGACCCAATAACCGTCGTTCAAAACGGTGCTATACTTTATGATGGTCTTAAGAGAGCCAGAATCTCTATTGATATCCTTCTTGGAGAACTGCGGGGTAAGCAAGTGGATAATATTAAAAAGGTGGCATTAGCCACATGGGAGCCAGACGGAAGTATTTCTGTGTTCCTTGAAACAAAGTTTGCTCCTGTCACCCCATCTTCACTCCAACTCAAAACCGCTCCTTTTGAATTGCCGACCACAATAATAAAGGATGGAAGGATTGATATAAAAGAACTAGAGCGTCTCCATAAGCAGGAGGATTGGGTGAGATCAGAATTGCAAGCACAATACCAAGCAGAAGTAGCAGACATACTGCTTGCTACAATAGATCACCAAGATAATTTAGTTGTGTTTTTTTACAAATAA
- a CDS encoding ATP-binding protein yields MLIGNKIFSKFPSNRVVITLIAVLTTIASEIKVVPFDGEAFRFGLGGITFFMLILIWPPKTIWKAGVITASTIVIIRTLEDMILRNGEFLPSFISHFPAFLFYLIYALGFHIIKVERYKSSPFHLGAWAFLFEFLGNAAEQLLRYEIEENINIDFWSWALMSAVALFRSFFVAGLYASITVSEQRKRVEEMLGVGSELYAEALYLQKSMNHIEKITASSYDLYQKLKKREELSLSMQALKIAQEIHEVKKDSQRVLAGISKITSQKKENSLTLSEILRLVIVANEKYGEYLKKTISFQLKLSSDYETEKHIPVLALLNNLTANAVESIEGKGIIKISLLEISEKTCFVVEDTGSGIKEEDVPILFEPGYTTKFNDKGVAATGIGLSHVKEIVQQLDGSIEVETPKAGAIFRISIPTEQLRK; encoded by the coding sequence ATGCTTATTGGCAATAAAATTTTCAGTAAATTCCCATCTAACCGGGTTGTAATAACATTAATTGCAGTACTTACCACAATTGCCAGTGAAATAAAGGTTGTTCCCTTTGATGGAGAAGCTTTTCGTTTCGGTTTGGGCGGCATTACTTTTTTTATGCTGATATTGATATGGCCTCCAAAAACGATATGGAAGGCAGGAGTCATTACTGCAAGTACAATTGTTATCATTAGAACATTAGAGGATATGATTTTGCGAAATGGCGAATTTTTACCAAGCTTTATCAGCCATTTTCCTGCTTTTCTTTTTTACCTTATCTATGCACTTGGTTTTCATATCATCAAAGTGGAAAGATATAAATCATCACCATTTCATTTAGGAGCATGGGCATTTCTATTTGAATTTTTAGGGAATGCGGCAGAGCAGCTGCTGCGTTATGAAATCGAAGAAAATATAAATATTGATTTTTGGAGCTGGGCCCTTATGAGTGCAGTAGCTTTATTCCGCAGCTTCTTTGTTGCTGGTCTTTATGCATCTATAACTGTATCAGAACAGAGGAAGCGAGTGGAGGAAATGCTTGGCGTGGGATCTGAATTATATGCAGAAGCACTCTATTTACAGAAATCAATGAATCATATCGAAAAAATAACAGCCTCAAGCTATGACTTATATCAAAAATTGAAGAAAAGAGAAGAGCTGTCATTAAGCATGCAAGCACTCAAAATTGCCCAGGAAATTCATGAAGTCAAAAAAGACTCTCAACGGGTTTTAGCGGGGATTTCCAAAATTACGTCTCAAAAGAAGGAAAACAGCTTAACACTTTCTGAGATATTGAGACTGGTTATTGTAGCAAATGAAAAGTATGGGGAATATTTAAAGAAAACAATTTCCTTCCAATTGAAGCTCAGTTCAGATTATGAGACAGAAAAGCATATCCCTGTGTTGGCCCTTTTAAATAATTTAACTGCAAATGCTGTAGAATCTATTGAAGGTAAGGGGATCATAAAAATAAGTTTATTAGAAATAAGCGAAAAAACCTGCTTTGTTGTGGAAGATACAGGCTCAGGCATAAAAGAAGAGGACGTGCCGATCCTGTTTGAACCAGGGTATACGACGAAGTTTAATGATAAAGGTGTTGCCGCTACTGGTATCGGTTTATCTCATGTTAAAGAAATTGTTCAGCAACTGGATGGAAGCATAGAAGTAGAAACACCGAAAGCAGGCGCAATTTTCCGGATTTCTATACCAACGGAACAATTAAGAAAGTGA
- a CDS encoding response regulator yields MRYYIVDDDKASRTMLKNIIEEEDLGVAIGEADNGKECLSAIMTMHPDVVLIDLLMPEMDGIETIDLLKREGYEGQFVMISQIVNKEMVGEAYKKGVEFFIHKPINRIEVQSILKKIVEQCRLKESLLTIQESLANIGLANNTLQKPQSVKQIVLSTLNYMGIIGEAGSDDIISIIEYLVNERGHSPQLPPLKELYEKLAGRSGASLADVKKETKAIEQRIRRTILTAINNLASLGAIDYTNPEFEYYAPRYFDFQEIRTHMIHIQEGRGDTAKVKVNIKKFLQVLYLETLEKYNKTH; encoded by the coding sequence CTGCGTTATTATATTGTAGATGATGACAAGGCGAGCAGAACGATGTTAAAGAATATTATAGAGGAAGAAGACCTTGGCGTTGCTATTGGAGAGGCTGATAATGGAAAGGAATGCTTATCAGCGATAATGACAATGCACCCTGATGTTGTTTTAATAGATTTGCTTATGCCAGAAATGGACGGAATAGAAACGATAGATTTGTTAAAACGGGAAGGCTATGAAGGCCAATTTGTGATGATATCGCAAATTGTGAACAAAGAGATGGTTGGAGAGGCATATAAAAAAGGAGTAGAGTTTTTTATCCATAAGCCAATCAATCGGATTGAAGTGCAAAGTATTCTAAAAAAAATAGTTGAACAGTGCAGACTGAAGGAATCGCTGCTGACAATTCAGGAGTCGCTTGCAAACATTGGACTTGCAAACAATACATTGCAAAAGCCGCAAAGTGTTAAGCAGATTGTGTTATCAACCCTTAACTATATGGGGATTATCGGCGAAGCAGGCAGTGATGATATTATTTCCATCATTGAATATTTAGTAAACGAACGAGGTCATTCGCCGCAACTGCCACCTTTAAAGGAATTATATGAAAAGCTTGCTGGACGGAGCGGAGCGTCTTTAGCGGATGTCAAAAAAGAAACAAAGGCAATTGAGCAGCGCATTCGCAGGACGATTCTGACTGCCATTAATAACCTCGCATCATTAGGTGCTATTGACTATACTAATCCAGAGTTTGAATATTATGCTCCTCGCTACTTTGATTTTCAGGAAATAAGAACTCATATGATTCATATCCAAGAGGGCAGAGGAGACACGGCAAAGGTGAAAGTTAATATTAAAAAATTCCTTCAAGTACTCTATCTAGAAACTTTAGAAAAATATAATAAAACACACTAG
- a CDS encoding cation:dicarboxylate symporter family transporter, translating into MKKKFKFTLAYQILVGLVLGIIVGAVFYGNPGVEKYLQPIGTVFLNMIKMIVVPIIISTLVIGVAGTGDLKKLGKLGGKSLLYFEIVTTIAIIVGLLAANIFQPGNGVDMSSLAKGNIDQYVETTKEVESHGMLDILVSIVPSNIFQAMANADMLAVIFFSVIFGLGVAAIGDKGKPVLAFFEGVADAMFWVTNLIMRFAPFGVFALIGVTVSKFGIQSLLPLGKLMILVYATMIFFILVVLGGIAKLVGINIFHLMKVLKEEMLLAYTTSSSESVLPKVIEKMEKFGCPKDIVSFVVPTGYSFNLDGSTLYQALAALFIAQMYGIELSITTQITLVLVLMVTSKGIAGVPGVSFVVLLATLGTVGIPLEGLAFIAGIDRLLDMARTVVNVVGNSLAAVVMSKWEGRFDTAKKDKYYATFKKTA; encoded by the coding sequence ATGAAGAAAAAGTTTAAGTTTACTTTAGCCTACCAGATTCTTGTTGGTTTGGTGCTGGGGATCATTGTTGGAGCAGTATTTTACGGGAATCCTGGTGTAGAGAAATATTTACAGCCAATCGGGACTGTCTTTCTTAACATGATCAAAATGATTGTTGTACCGATCATTATCTCTACATTAGTGATAGGGGTTGCCGGCACTGGTGACCTGAAGAAGCTAGGAAAGCTTGGCGGAAAATCCTTACTGTACTTTGAAATTGTCACAACAATTGCCATTATCGTAGGTTTGCTGGCGGCAAATATCTTCCAACCAGGTAATGGTGTTGATATGTCTTCACTAGCAAAAGGTAATATCGACCAATATGTGGAGACAACGAAGGAAGTTGAAAGCCATGGAATGTTGGATATTCTTGTGAGCATCGTTCCAAGCAATATATTCCAAGCGATGGCAAATGCTGATATGCTTGCGGTTATCTTCTTCTCAGTCATTTTTGGCTTGGGTGTCGCTGCGATTGGTGATAAAGGAAAACCTGTGCTTGCCTTCTTTGAAGGTGTTGCAGACGCAATGTTCTGGGTAACAAATCTTATCATGAGATTTGCTCCATTTGGAGTATTTGCCCTTATTGGTGTTACTGTATCCAAATTCGGTATTCAGTCATTACTGCCACTCGGAAAACTAATGATTCTTGTTTATGCGACAATGATTTTCTTTATTCTAGTGGTGCTTGGCGGTATTGCAAAACTAGTTGGTATTAATATTTTCCACCTTATGAAAGTATTAAAGGAAGAAATGCTTCTGGCTTATACTACATCAAGCTCAGAAAGTGTTTTGCCAAAAGTAATTGAAAAGATGGAAAAGTTTGGGTGTCCAAAAGATATTGTATCATTTGTCGTTCCAACAGGCTATTCCTTTAATCTCGATGGGTCTACCTTGTATCAGGCACTGGCAGCTTTGTTTATTGCCCAAATGTACGGCATTGAGTTAAGTATTACAACACAGATAACGTTAGTGCTTGTGTTAATGGTTACTTCAAAAGGTATCGCAGGTGTACCAGGGGTATCATTTGTTGTTCTGCTTGCGACTTTAGGTACTGTCGGCATTCCTCTAGAAGGCTTGGCATTTATTGCCGGAATTGACAGACTGCTTGATATGGCTCGTACTGTTGTTAATGTTGTTGGTAACTCTTTGGCAGCAGTTGTTATGTCCAAGTGGGAAGGACGTTTTGATACAGCGAAAAAAGACAAGTATTATGCTACTTTTAAAAAGACTGCATAA
- a CDS encoding 5-methyltetrahydropteroyltriglutamate--homocysteine S-methyltransferase gives MSNKIPFRADHVGSLLRPQSLLQARADFQAGKITADALYEIETKEIERIINKQIEAGLNVVTDGEFRRRFWHTDFLEQLNGIEGFVPDKGYPFSKGETERYTVRNKGKISFNPDHPQIKDFVLFNKLVDGRAVAKQTIPSPNQLFNIGIRDKETYPELEEFTKDIIQTYRDAIQAFYNAGVRYLQLDDVYIAGLSSPDIPFNDGEYSREVLIELALRVINEILEGKPEDLSVTTHLCRGNYRSDHAFSGSYDIIAPTLLAKEKVDGFFLEYDDERSGTFQPLSHIPNDGAKVVLGLVTSKTGELEDKEAIKARIKEASQYISHDQLCLSPQCGFASTHHGNELTEEQQWEKLKFIADIAKEVWEDKETSLTAAGNAEKA, from the coding sequence ATGTCAAATAAAATTCCATTCCGCGCAGATCACGTTGGAAGCTTACTTCGTCCGCAATCACTACTTCAAGCTAGAGCAGATTTTCAAGCAGGAAAAATCACTGCTGATGCCTTGTACGAAATTGAAACAAAAGAGATTGAGCGAATTATTAATAAGCAAATTGAGGCAGGTTTAAATGTAGTAACTGATGGAGAATTCCGCCGCAGATTTTGGCATACTGATTTCCTAGAGCAGCTTAATGGGATAGAGGGTTTCGTACCAGATAAAGGCTATCCTTTCAGCAAAGGGGAAACAGAGCGTTACACAGTCCGTAACAAAGGTAAAATTTCTTTCAACCCTGACCATCCGCAAATTAAAGATTTCGTGCTTTTTAATAAGCTAGTTGATGGCCGTGCTGTAGCGAAGCAAACGATTCCTAGCCCTAATCAGCTATTTAATATCGGTATTCGTGACAAAGAAACATATCCAGAACTTGAGGAATTCACGAAGGATATTATCCAAACATATCGTGATGCCATCCAAGCCTTTTATAATGCTGGTGTTCGTTATCTTCAGCTCGATGATGTCTATATTGCTGGTCTGTCCTCACCAGATATTCCATTCAATGACGGTGAATACTCAAGGGAAGTCCTGATTGAGCTTGCCCTTCGTGTCATCAATGAGATACTTGAAGGCAAACCAGAGGATTTATCTGTAACAACGCATTTATGCCGTGGTAACTACCGCTCAGACCATGCTTTTTCTGGCAGCTATGACATTATTGCACCAACATTACTTGCAAAAGAAAAGGTTGATGGCTTCTTCCTCGAATATGATGACGAGCGTTCAGGTACATTCCAGCCTTTAAGCCACATTCCAAACGATGGAGCAAAGGTCGTTCTTGGTCTTGTCACATCTAAAACAGGAGAATTGGAAGATAAAGAGGCTATTAAAGCACGCATTAAGGAAGCCTCCCAATACATTTCCCATGATCAGCTTTGCCTAAGCCCGCAGTGCGGCTTCGCTTCAACCCATCATGGCAATGAACTGACAGAAGAGCAACAATGGGAAAAATTGAAATTTATCGCGGATATTGCAAAAGAGGTTTGGGAAGACAAGGAAACAAGCTTGACTGCTGCAGGTAACGCAGAAAAAGCATAA